DNA from Streptomyces luteogriseus:
GTGCCGTACTTCTTCGCGTTCTCCTGGTTCATCGCCAGCGCGTACGTGTTGTCGAGCTTCGACGGCGGCAGCCAGACCAGCCCGTTGCCCGTGTCCTCCTTCTTCACGGCCTCCCACTGCTCCTGCGGATCGGTGATCGGCTTGCTGTGTCCGAGGTACGTGATCCAGGCCGTGCCCGTGTACTCGTACCCGGCGTCCGCGTCGCCCTTGCGGACCGCCTCGCGGCTGCCGATGGAACCCTGGATGCCGGTGCGGTCGATCACGTCCGCTCCGGCCGCCTCGAACGCGATGCCCATGATCGAGCCGAGGATCAGCTGCTCGGTGAACGACTTCGACGTCACCGTCAGATGCGCGCCCTTCAGCGGCTCACCCCGGCCGATCGACCCCGGCTCCACGTCGTCGGTCAGCGGAGAGCCGCTGGTCAGGCCGCAGCCGGCCGCTGCCAGCAGCAGGCCCGCCGCTGCCAGGCCCGTACGCCGCCTCATGGCTGCAACCCCCGTGGCCGCAGCAGCAGTTCGGCGAGCGACGCCAGCCAGTCCACCAGCAGCGCCAGCACCACCGTGAGGATCGACCCCAGCACCAGCACCGGCATCCGCTGGTTGGTGATGCCGGTCGTGATCAGCACGCCGAGGCCGCCGCCCCCGCCGAAGACCGCCAGGGTCGCCGTACCGACGTTCAGGACGAGGGCCGTGCGCACACCCGCCAGGATCAGCGGGACCGCGAGCGGGAGTTCGACCCGGGCCAGTACGCCCGTCGGGGACATGCCGATCCCGCGGGCCGCCTCCAGCAGCGTCGGGTCGTTCGCCTTCAGGCCCGTGATCGTGTTGGAGAGCACGGGCAGGATGGCGTAGACGATGATGCCGATCAGGGCGGCCCTGCGGCCGATGCCCAGCCAGATCACCAGGAGGGCGAGCAGGCCGATCGCCGGGGTCGCCTGACCCATGTTGGCGAACGCCATCGCCACCGGGGTGGCCCTGCTCATCACCCCGCGGGTCAGCAGGATGCCCAGCGGGATCGCGATGATCAGCACGAAGAACGTGGAGATCACGGTCAGCTGGATGTGCTGCCACAGCGCCTTGGTGACCTGGCCGCCCGACAGGGCGTTGCGGGTGAGCGCGTCCAGGTCGGCCTGCTGGAACCAGAGCCAGGTGGCGAGCAGTACGGCGATCAGGGCCACCGGCAGGAACGTCAGCTTCTGCCAGGTGAGACGGGACGGCCGGCGCTCGGGCGGGGGCGCCTCGGACTCGTCGAGGGGCTCGGAGGTCTCCTCGACCTCCGTGGCGGTCACCGTTCCCCTCCCGGGCCGCTCACGGCCGCCGGCCCCGCGGCCCCCTCCTGCTCCGCATGCGTCTGCGAGGCCCGCAGCGACTCCAGTTCGTGCTGGTGCTCCATCGCGTCGAGCCGGTCGGCCTCCAGCATCTCGTGCACGGAGTTCATGAGGGTCTCCATGTCGACGACGCCCGTGTACTCGCCGCGCCGCCCGGTCACCACCACCCGCCCGGCGTTGTCGGTGAGCACCGCCTCCAGCGCGTCCCGCAGCGTGGCGTCCCGGGTGACCGTGTCGTGCACGAGGGTCCCGGCGCGGGCCAGCGAGCCCTGGGCCCGCATCAGATCGCCGCGCCGCAGCCACTTGTAGGGGCGGCCGCGCCGGTCGAGCAGCAGGATCTCGTTGCTGCCGCTGGTCCGCAGCCGGTTGAAGATCTGCTGCAACGGGTCGTCGACCGTGACCGTCGGATACTCGGTGATCTCCACGTCCCGCACGCGGGTCAGGTTCAGCCGCTTCAGCGCCGCGCCGGCGCCCACGAAGCCGGACACGAAGTCGTCCGCCGGGTTGGTGAGGATCGCCTCCGGGGTGTCGAACTGCGCGATGTGCGACCGCTCGCGCAGCACGGCGATCCGGTCGCCGATCTTGATCGCCTCGTCGAAGTCGTGGGTGACGAAGACGATCGTCTTGTGCAGCTCGTGCTGGAGCCGGATCAGCTCGTCCTGGAGGTGGTCCCGGGTGATCGGGTCCACCGCACCGAACGGCTCGTCCATCAGCAACACCGGCGGATCGGCGGCCAGGGCCCGGGCCACGCCCACGCGCTGCTGCTGCCCGCCGGAGAGCTGGCGCGGGTAGCGGCCGCGGAACTCCGCGGCGTCGAGGCCGACCAGGTCGAGGAGCTCCTCGGTGCGCTCCCTGACCCGCGGCTTCGACCAGCCGATCATCTTCGGGACGATCCCGATGTTCTGCGCGACCGTCATGTGCGGGAAGAGCCCGGCGGACTGGATGGCGTAGCCGACCTTGCGGCGCAGCTTGACCGGGTCCATATCGGTGACGTCCTCGCCGCCGATGCGGATGCGGCCGCCGGTCGGCTCGATCAGCCGGTTGATCATCTTGAGCGTGGTCGACTTCCCGCAGCCCGAGGGACCGACGAAGACCACGACCTCGCCCGCCTTGATCTCCATGCTCACGTTGTCCACGGCCGGCTGCGCACTGCCGGGGTAGCGCTTGGTCAGGCTCTCCAGCT
Protein-coding regions in this window:
- a CDS encoding glycine betaine ABC transporter substrate-binding protein, producing the protein MRRRTGLAAAGLLLAAAGCGLTSGSPLTDDVEPGSIGRGEPLKGAHLTVTSKSFTEQLILGSIMGIAFEAAGADVIDRTGIQGSIGSREAVRKGDADAGYEYTGTAWITYLGHSKPITDPQEQWEAVKKEDTGNGLVWLPPSKLDNTYALAMNQENAKKYGTKTMSDVAKLAKSDPGAVKLCVEVEFANRADGLPGMQKAYGMNVPARNITQMDTGIIYTQTAKGNCTFGEVFTTDGRIKSMNLVVMDDDKKFFPNYNVAPMINAKSLKEWPAIAQVLNPVTAKLNNSVAQTLNAKVDVDGEDPHQVALDWLVEEGFVKE
- a CDS encoding ABC transporter permease — its product is MTATEVEETSEPLDESEAPPPERRPSRLTWQKLTFLPVALIAVLLATWLWFQQADLDALTRNALSGGQVTKALWQHIQLTVISTFFVLIIAIPLGILLTRGVMSRATPVAMAFANMGQATPAIGLLALLVIWLGIGRRAALIGIIVYAILPVLSNTITGLKANDPTLLEAARGIGMSPTGVLARVELPLAVPLILAGVRTALVLNVGTATLAVFGGGGGLGVLITTGITNQRMPVLVLGSILTVVLALLVDWLASLAELLLRPRGLQP
- a CDS encoding betaine/proline/choline family ABC transporter ATP-binding protein (Members of the family are the ATP-binding subunit of ABC transporters for substrates such as betaine, L-proline or other amino acids, choline, carnitine, etc. The substrate specificity is best determined from the substrate-binding subunit, rather than this subunit, as it interacts with the permease subunit and not with substrate directly.); translation: MPETGDHGASIELESLTKRYPGSAQPAVDNVSMEIKAGEVVVFVGPSGCGKSTTLKMINRLIEPTGGRIRIGGEDVTDMDPVKLRRKVGYAIQSAGLFPHMTVAQNIGIVPKMIGWSKPRVRERTEELLDLVGLDAAEFRGRYPRQLSGGQQQRVGVARALAADPPVLLMDEPFGAVDPITRDHLQDELIRLQHELHKTIVFVTHDFDEAIKIGDRIAVLRERSHIAQFDTPEAILTNPADDFVSGFVGAGAALKRLNLTRVRDVEITEYPTVTVDDPLQQIFNRLRTSGSNEILLLDRRGRPYKWLRRGDLMRAQGSLARAGTLVHDTVTRDATLRDALEAVLTDNAGRVVVTGRRGEYTGVVDMETLMNSVHEMLEADRLDAMEHQHELESLRASQTHAEQEGAAGPAAVSGPGGER